A genomic segment from Bryobacteraceae bacterium encodes:
- a CDS encoding transcriptional repressor, with translation MTNDSIKGSLKDRGIRLTRQRQILLELIDRSGEHLDAESLYKMARKEDPKLNRVTVYRTLKLLKEGGLVDELDLMHYGGDQHYYETRAKQEHAHIICLRCGKVEEYFGEPLQKLRRQIEETFGFDIRMARTEIGGYCAHCQVLRARESTDTTAPAAPAPETTRRTARRQ, from the coding sequence GTGACCAACGACAGCATCAAAGGCTCGTTGAAGGACCGGGGCATCCGCCTGACTCGCCAACGCCAGATACTCCTCGAACTCATTGATCGGTCTGGCGAGCACCTCGACGCGGAGAGCCTGTATAAGATGGCGCGCAAGGAGGACCCAAAGCTCAATCGCGTCACCGTCTACCGCACTCTCAAGCTCCTCAAGGAAGGCGGCCTCGTCGACGAACTCGACCTGATGCATTACGGCGGAGACCAGCACTACTACGAGACCCGCGCCAAGCAGGAGCACGCCCACATCATTTGCCTGCGCTGCGGAAAAGTCGAAGAGTATTTCGGTGAGCCGCTGCAGAAACTCCGCCGCCAAATCGAGGAGACGTTCGGTTTCGACATTCGTATGGCGCGAACGGAAATTGGGGGCTATTGCGCACACTGCCAGGTGCTCCGCGCGCGGGAATCGACCGATACCACCGCACCGGCCGCTCCGGCTCCGGAGACCACGAGAAGAACCGCCCGGAGGCAGTAG